The Salvelinus fontinalis isolate EN_2023a unplaced genomic scaffold, ASM2944872v1 scaffold_1033, whole genome shotgun sequence region ATTACAGGCCATTGTCTTTCAACAAGAACGCCACCGTCCCTACCATCACCACAGCCATCCCAGCGTTCAATGAGATCATCGGACAGCGTCTGGACTTCAGCGCAGTAGACCTGCTCAGGCTGAACCGCCTGTACGACTGCAGTAAGTGACCCAGATGGAATGACCTATATGATCAAACTGCAAGAGCTATCAACTTTGCTATGTAGCATCAAATAAAGTATAAGGAAATTATGATGAACAACCACAGCCTTAGACATTGCCATTCTGATATAGATTTGATGATGGTGATTATGAATAATAGCTAACAGAGTTTCTGTTGTTGCAGccaatacacacactctcctggACCAGTGTTCCTTTGAGCTGATCAACATCTGTGGTATGATCCAGGGTGAGACTGACGAGGCAGACTGGGTCCAGACCCTGAGCAGCGCTGAGGAGCCAGACCACACACTGGCAGGCCACTGCAGAGGTTCCTACAGTACTACCTACACACATGGACAAAATCTTTCACATTCTTCATCCtgtcgtgactttactttcattcatctgatgactgttattcatCTAATGAACTGACTATGTTAAATTGTTTCCTGATTAAATGAATAATGTTACAATTATCTTATAAGAAATTTGGGGCACCGCGAGAGCGGTTGTTTATAGAGTTGCCATCTTCCGATTTAAACTCTAAAAGGTCTTTACTTATCACATCTATAAAACAGTCAATGTATTAATCAACCCCTCGTATCATattatcattctgaacagtcgtaacctcctgcatctgcaaaaacctcagccttacttatgattcagtactacacaaattggattaattatttatttactagctaactaaatgataacacaggataaacatatACGCTTAATACATtagaaacaggtccctagcggactgtCACAATATTGCAGCTTGTTACAAAGGAGAtgaagagggcgagagagaggggcagagacatAACACGTTGGTACATTTAGAAACTACTCTCACAGTgatcatatactttgcacacgaaccgccGTCCATTTGGAGTAAGAAAACATGAATGTATTCACGTGTAAATGCCTTGGTTCGCCGGGTATCTCGGTTGGAACCAAGCCTTCTTGGAAGGGGTTTTGTTTGGGCCTTTCCGCAGCACGCTTGTAATGCTCCAAAAGGGTCACCACCCGTCTCTTCTATTGTTGTCCTCTGCCGTTCTCCAGTATCCATTGACTTGTCGTATtttcctgaacagaactacagagtttatTCTACTTTCCATTCGCTCCTGAACCTTTCTCTTTGAATATAGGCTAGCCAGCAGTGTCGGTGGTTCCCATTGGGGGATGAGATTAAGAAGAGTAGTAGTATGGTCCCACTTAAGTTCACTTTTctagatactttacttaggacaaCTAATCAGCTGTACCAGTGATTGTCTGGGAGGTGACTATCGTCtctacctcgtgttgagattTCAGAGTTCGAGCCATTTGAGACACCTTTCTGTTCTCATATGTTAATTTTTAAGCCCTCATTTTATACAGTTCATTCAAAATGGAGTTGTTCGAGTggctgacacgctctctgacctcCCTCAAGGGGCGGTGACTACTCACTTGTACAACGTTATAGAAACAGTTTCCTCTTATATTTTCTAACATCACATCGTtctcttaacaaaaacactttcatcaTTGTTCATATTTCATGCACAACGTATTGGATGGAGATTTCGCACATGTAGTGGGTATAccttccaagttacagtatttcctttataacatttttaatgacatcacaaaataaccaACAATATGACCATTCCCACGTTCTCTGTTAggaatattgttccagtattcgctTTTGAATGAGTTAAAGTTTCAGTGGGAAAAGTCTCTGGAGATAAAGCACATTCCTTTGTGAATTTGGAGAGGGAGACACTGGATCTCCTCTCCTTTAATTTACAGCAGGGCGTGAGGTGTCAACCCCCCCACACCAATTCCCTCCTCCCCCTATACatttggatcctcacaggacagtcatgacaatcCTTCCACTTGATGTTAGCAATCATATATGGTTGGTTAAGTATTTGTACTGTATCTATGACCCTCTCTGTAGATGCAGGCTATTTCATGAGGTTTGACACATCTAAAGCGACAGTGGGGAAAAGCGCTCTTCTAGAGTCACGCATCCTCTACCCTAAGAGGAAGGAGCAGTGTCTGCAGTTCTTCTACAAGATGGTTGGGCCTGCTGGGGACAGGCTGTTTGTGTGGGTCAGAACAGACGATGGGACAGGAAATGTCCGCAGTGTCAAGAAGGTCCATACCATCACAGGTACTGTATTCAGGATAACCCCACTTTCAACGAAATACATAAATACGTTACACATATGGTTTGTAGAGTTTTGATAGTGTCTGTGTTGCATGTTACTCCAGGAGTATAGGAAGGTGATCAGGAAGCTGATCAGATGTCTTATTTCCTCAGGTGATGGAGATGACTCCTGGAATGTAGCCCACGTGACCTTGAAGGTCAAAGAGAGGTTCCGCTACTTCTTCCAGGGTATGGTAGGGTCCAACAGCAATGCAGAGGGGGCCATCTTGATCGATGATATCACATTAACAGAAACCACCTGCCCCAGCGGCGTTTGGAGAATTCAGAACTTCACTGGCCTGCTCGCCATAACTCCAGCCGGAGGGCGCATCAGGAGCAAGCCGTTCTATAGCGCTGAGGGTTATGCTTACGGGATCAGCCTCTACCCCAAGGGAAGAGATGGCACATATCCTGACTATGTGGGTGTGACCTTCCATCTATGCAGCGGGGAGAATGACGGTGTGATGGAGTGGCCAGTGATCAACAGGCAGGCCACCGTCACTGCCATGGACCAGGACCCTGACGCTAAGCTGAGGATGTCTGCCACCAGAAGCTTCACCACCGGTCAGTTAATGTAATCATGTGCTTATGAGTCCCTTACGTAAAATATGTCTTGCATCGCATACAAACAGGCACAGTATTGTTCAGTATTTACTGATTCGCTGTGAAAATGTATACGCTTGTCTGACCTTAGTCCACCATAAAATATAATATCAAATGTATACACCAGGCAATCTTTTGATACATGTAAAATAATTGGCTTTGTAACATGTTAATACCTTAAACTGTTTTTTCCCCAGATACTACTAACCCATATTGGGTCAAGCCCACCAACACCAGTGGGGCGGAGTGGGACGCGAGCTCCAACTGCTACAGAGGATCTGAGTATGGATGGACTACGTTCCTCTCTCATGACCAGCTGCACAGGAGAAGCTTTCTCAAGAACGATGATCTCATCATTGTTGCCGACTTTGACGGTGAGGGCCTGTACATCAAACTTGACAACATCAGTTTATTTGCTCCACATACAAAATAGcgagacatacagtgcattcgaaaagtattcagacccccttcactttttccacatttagttacgttacagccttattctaaaatggattacataaaacattttactcatccacctacacacaataccccataatgacgaagcgaatgcaggtttagacatttttgcaaatgtatgaaaaaaaaacagaaataccttagttatataagtattcagacactttactatgagacttgaaattgagctcaggtgcattgaTCATCGATCATCgatcattgatcatccttgagatgtttctacaacttgattggagtccacctgtggtaaattcaattaaatgaacatgatttggaaaggcacacacctgtctatataaggtcccacagttgaaagtgcatgtcagagcagaaaccaagccatgaggttgaaggaatggtCTGTAgaactctgagacaggattgtgtcgatgcacagatctggggaagggtaccaaaaagttactgcatcattgaaggtccccaagaacacagtggcctccatcattcttaaatggaagaagtttggaaccaccaagactcttcctagagctggccgcccggccaaactgagaaattggcggagaagggccttggtcagggaggtgaccaaaaacccatggtcactctgacagagctctagaggtcctctgtggtcatgagagaaacttccagaaggacaaccatctctgcagcactccaccaatcaggcttttatggtagtgtggcaagacggaagccactcctcagtaaaaggcacatgagagcccgcttggagtttgccaaacggaacctaaaagactctcagaccgttagaagcatgaatgccaagcgtcatgtctggaggaaacctggcaccatcattaCGGTGATGCATcgaggtggcagcatcaggctgtggggatgtttttcatcggcagggactgagagactagtcaggatcgagggaaagatgaacagagcaaagtacagagagatcattgatgaaaacttgctccagagtgctcaggaccttagactggggcaaaggttcaccttccaacaggataacgaccctcagcacactgccaagacaacgcaggagtggctttgggacaagtctctgaatgttcttgagtggcccagccagagcccggacttgaacctgatctaacatctctggagaggcctgaaaatagctgtgcagcaacgctccccattcaacctgacagagcttgagaagatcatcagagaagaacgggagaaacttcctaagtacaggtgtgccaagcttgtagcgtcatacccaagaagactaaagGCTGTATTCGCTtcaaaaagtgcttcaacaaagtactgagtaaagggtctgaatacttacagtatgtaaatgtgatattcagtggttttactttgtcattatgtggtactgtgtgtagattaataaggggggaaaaaacaatttaatccattttagaataagggtgtaacataacaaaatgtggaaaaagtcaataggtctgaatactttccgaatgcactgtacactgtatatttatatattgtgtatattgtTATGTGATGATTTGAACAGTTTCTGACTGTTACTATTTAACCTAACCCACGTCACCCGAAAACTGTGCAAAGCAATCAATTGACACGGTCACTTTACAGCAAGAGACAAAATAGAGTTGAATAATTTAGCAGTTCGATTCTTACaccacaaaacaacaaaaacaacaacattctcTCTCCTAACACTAAACAATTATTATTTGTGAATGTGTTCCAGATTTGACCCACCTGGTGAAGATGGAGGTCCCTGTCCAGCCAAAGAGTCCCAGTGGTGACCTCCCAGAGGAGGAGACCCCCAGACAGGAGAAGGAGATGGCTGACATTCCCAAACACAGACAGGCACGGGCCGTCCCTAGTGACCCGTGTAGCCCCGACCCCTGCCTCAACGGGGGAGTGTGTGTGGTTGAGAAACATGGGAAAGCCACGTGCAGGTGTGTTTATAAGTATGACCTGCACAACCCCATTTCAACACCTAGGGCTCAATTCAATCTGTATTTTGGAAATTCCGTGCtgcagcgtgattgaaatttaaagacaATGTTCCCATGTTTGCAGAGActacattcacggtaaacgctgcatatgtcggctcaatctgaaattatttttatttattaattgcGCTATAGTGCTGAATTGATACTGTAGTTACTGTGTGACAAACCATACACTAATTTACTTTTCTGTTTTTTCATACACACATTTCCATTCCAAAATCTGCCAGATCTTTGTCTGTGTTGACTGATTGTGAATTGTGAAGTTAATTGTGAAGTTTGACATGGGCACATCACATCTGGGTCACTACTTGCAATTTACAGTACATTATCATTTTGATATGCTCCCTGCATTTTTACTAGAGTTTTTGCTTCCATGAAAGCACAGTACAATATGGTATGGGAGACAAGGAGTGAGTATGTGTATTCACTGTTATCACTGACTCATAATGGCTGTTATTCTCACTAAGGTGTGCCACTGGCCAGGCCACATACTATGCTGGTGAGACGTGTGAGAAGCAACATATCGATGGCCGCATTCTGGGCGTTCTGATTGGTGGAGCGGCAGGGACGATCGTTCTGACTCTGGCCATCTTCTCAGTCATCCGGAGAGTTCACTGAGTCACCATACTGCGTCACAGCTATACTTATGTACCACCTCAATCCCAATGCCTCTCTAAGAAACAGTGATAATAGATTGCCACGCGTATTGTATATTTGATATCGTTAGTTTGAATCAATAAGAACTCCTTGACCATGGCTGGTATTCAATCAATTAATTGCAGAGTGACTTTTCATAGACCAGTTCACTCTCCACTGTATGTGAAATTATTTATTAAATTACTTATGTTTATGTTAGGTGTTGGACGCTTGTAATTGTCTATaacatgaacaaaaatatatattgtggCAAGTTGCTCAATaattgtttatttaactaggcaagtcagttcagaacaaattcttatttacattgacggcctaccccgggccaattgtgcgccgccctattggactcccaatcacgaccggatgtgattgggagtcacatccggccgtgattacAGTCTGGAATTGAGCCAGGGAcggtagtgacacctcttgcactgagatgcagtgcgttagaccactgcgccactc contains the following coding sequences:
- the LOC129848424 gene encoding meprin A subunit alpha-like, with the translated sequence PLSFNKNATVPTITTAIPAFNEIIGQRLDFSAVDLLRLNRLYDCTNTHTLLDQCSFELINICGMIQGETDEADWVQTLSSAEEPDHTLAGHCRDAGYFMRFDTSKATVGKSALLESRILYPKRKEQCLQFFYKMVGPAGDRLFVWVRTDDGTGNVRSVKKVHTITGDGDDSWNVAHVTLKVKERFRYFFQGMVGSNSNAEGAILIDDITLTETTCPSGVWRIQNFTGLLAITPAGGRIRSKPFYSAEGYAYGISLYPKGRDGTYPDYVGVTFHLCSGENDGVMEWPVINRQATVTAMDQDPDAKLRMSATRSFTTDTTNPYWVKPTNTSGAEWDASSNCYRGSEYGWTTFLSHDQLHRRSFLKNDDLIIVADFDDLTHLVKMEVPVQPKSPSGDLPEEETPRQEKEMADIPKHRQARAVPSDPCSPDPCLNGGVCVVEKHGKATCRCATGQATYYAGETCEKQHIDGRILGVLIGGAAGTIVLTLAIFSVIRRVH